One part of the Mycolicibacterium aromaticivorans JS19b1 = JCM 16368 genome encodes these proteins:
- a CDS encoding DUF3017 domain-containing protein, whose product MTARAQRRLPTRAEVVAFTGRLVRSQWPILGVGLIFVVAFVLVAAGFWRRGSLLIGIAVGVAAALRLVLTEERAGLLVVRSRGVDFATMTTVCVTMVYVASTIDPLGTS is encoded by the coding sequence CGCAGCGACGGCTGCCGACCCGTGCGGAGGTGGTCGCCTTCACGGGTCGCCTCGTACGCTCGCAGTGGCCGATCCTCGGTGTCGGGCTGATCTTCGTGGTCGCCTTCGTGCTGGTGGCGGCCGGATTCTGGCGTCGGGGCTCGTTGCTGATCGGCATCGCGGTGGGGGTAGCGGCCGCGCTGCGGTTGGTGCTGACCGAGGAGCGCGCGGGCCTGTTGGTGGTGCGCTCGCGGGGCGTCGACTTCGCGACGATGACCACGGTGTGCGTGACGATGGTGTACGTCGCGTCGACGATCGACCCGCTGGGGACGTCGTAG